One segment of Nostoc flagelliforme CCNUN1 DNA contains the following:
- a CDS encoding GNAT family N-acetyltransferase, whose protein sequence is MDLLVREVELNDAEAIVSILNPIIEAGVYTAFDTPLTVEAEREYILRFPVRGVFHVALCYHEQKVVGFQSMEPFANYTHAFDHVGVVGTYVDLSYRCQKVATSLFNATFELARQRGYEKLLTYIRADNMAALATYQNQSFEIIGTAKRQAKINSRYIDEIIVEKFL, encoded by the coding sequence ATGGATTTATTGGTTCGAGAAGTTGAACTTAACGATGCTGAGGCTATTGTCAGCATTTTGAATCCAATTATTGAGGCTGGAGTATACACAGCGTTTGATACACCCTTGACTGTAGAGGCTGAACGTGAGTATATTTTGCGCTTCCCGGTACGTGGAGTATTCCATGTAGCTCTCTGCTATCACGAGCAAAAGGTTGTAGGATTTCAAAGTATGGAACCATTTGCTAACTACACCCATGCCTTTGATCATGTGGGAGTGGTAGGAACTTATGTTGATCTGTCATATCGATGCCAAAAAGTCGCTACAAGTTTATTTAATGCTACGTTTGAGCTTGCGCGTCAGCGAGGGTATGAAAAACTGCTCACTTATATTCGTGCAGATAATATGGCAGCATTAGCTACTTACCAAAACCAAAGTTTTGAAATTATTGGTACAGCCAAAAGACAAGCCAAAATTAACAGCAGATATATAGACGAAATCATTGTTGAAAAATTTTTGTAG
- a CDS encoding transposase → MTPNKNDCIPEQFRFGLVKSCPVVVNFNGEPVTSDAGLILIAELDRKREITSRLAACFKDYREPNKILHPVNGLIAQRIYGLIMGYEDVNDHETLRHDGIFALAVGKAINLEQEPITLAGKSTLNRIEHCPEDISSRADSRYHRIEHDASAIETLLVELFLVVEFFETLFPPSPDLKNDAAVFVDNSVWYCSLDYQTLDSWSRQRRVVAKVEYSYKEVDTRFVVTSLPVNKIPPGRLYTQKYCPRGNMENCLKEQKLGLHSDRTSTHTFEGNQLRLWFASIAYILMNALREQCLANTEFKNATVEIIRTKLLKLGAVITIRKRRILIAISSACPYKEIFAMVYKSLSQLPCPG, encoded by the coding sequence ATGACCCCAAATAAAAACGATTGTATACCGGAACAGTTCAGATTTGGACTAGTAAAATCATGTCCAGTTGTAGTTAATTTCAATGGTGAGCCTGTAACATCTGATGCAGGATTAATATTAATTGCGGAACTAGATAGAAAAAGAGAAATAACATCACGGCTGGCAGCATGTTTTAAAGATTACCGAGAGCCAAACAAAATTCTGCATCCAGTTAATGGCTTAATTGCACAAAGAATATATGGCTTAATCATGGGCTATGAAGATGTAAATGACCATGAAACTCTACGCCATGATGGGATATTCGCACTGGCAGTAGGAAAAGCAATTAATTTAGAACAAGAACCAATTACTCTGGCTGGAAAAAGTACCTTAAATCGGATCGAGCATTGTCCAGAAGATATCTCTTCAAGAGCAGATAGCCGATATCACCGTATTGAACATGATGCATCAGCCATAGAAACACTCCTAGTTGAGCTATTTTTAGTAGTCGAGTTTTTTGAAACCTTATTTCCTCCATCACCAGATTTAAAGAACGACGCAGCAGTATTTGTTGATAACTCAGTTTGGTATTGCTCTCTTGACTATCAAACTCTAGATAGTTGGAGCCGTCAGCGTCGTGTTGTCGCCAAAGTTGAATATAGCTATAAAGAAGTCGATACTCGCTTTGTAGTTACTTCGCTCCCTGTTAATAAAATCCCGCCAGGGCGACTTTATACTCAAAAGTACTGCCCGCGCGGGAATATGGAAAATTGTTTAAAAGAACAAAAGCTAGGGTTACATAGTGATAGAACAAGTACCCATACGTTTGAAGGGAATCAATTACGTTTGTGGTTTGCGTCTATTGCTTATATTTTGATGAATGCTCTACGAGAACAATGTTTAGCAAACACGGAATTCAAAAATGCAACTGTTGAGATTATACGCACAAAATTATTGAAGCTAGGAGCCGTCATTACTATTAGGAAACGACGAATTTTAATCGCAATTAGTAGTGCCTGCCCTTATAAAGAGATTTTCGCAATGGTTTATAAGAGTTTATCTCAATTACCTTGCCCTGGCTGA
- a CDS encoding Rieske 2Fe-2S domain-containing protein: MKQLQGAPWLLAHRSMLKPNKPMKFSLLGNDYVLWQNDYGVISALPNACPHMGAMLSEGWCITKPNGSSVITCPFHALEFDASGCTVLPGSNKPTKSLMQPLDLVIQGDFIWTYGGYESKIAIPNIMNEIAADYEFIGVTGERSISTDILSLLLNMHDYNHQNGTHRELFEIEEVQVKQFIDEGLHSHAYLIQPRKQPTFAEIFQNPAQLAMPKVLEAHLENFFPFMGLMHGDNKLLSLKECHFYLPETEHQSRVFVLMYMKARSPIAHLIKGNLLKLIDVVIEQDAMILGNIYANTPQRIKLNNEVGMDWVRRNFKSFPAQGEPNLSQYSQTE; the protein is encoded by the coding sequence ATGAAGCAACTGCAAGGCGCACCGTGGCTGTTGGCACATCGTTCCATGCTTAAGCCAAATAAACCAATGAAATTTTCTTTGCTAGGTAATGATTACGTCCTTTGGCAAAATGATTACGGTGTAATTAGTGCTTTACCCAACGCTTGCCCTCACATGGGTGCAATGCTATCAGAGGGATGGTGCATAACAAAACCTAATGGCAGTAGTGTAATCACCTGCCCTTTTCATGCATTGGAATTTGATGCTTCAGGTTGTACAGTCCTGCCTGGATCTAACAAGCCAACTAAATCGTTAATGCAGCCGCTAGATTTAGTTATCCAAGGAGACTTCATTTGGACTTATGGAGGATATGAATCAAAAATAGCAATTCCAAACATCATGAATGAAATTGCAGCAGATTATGAGTTCATAGGAGTTACAGGTGAACGCAGCATTTCGACTGATATTTTGAGTTTGCTATTAAATATGCACGACTACAACCACCAAAATGGGACGCATAGAGAATTATTTGAGATTGAAGAAGTTCAGGTAAAGCAGTTTATTGACGAAGGGTTACATTCTCATGCCTATTTGATACAACCCAGAAAGCAACCTACATTTGCTGAAATTTTCCAAAATCCTGCTCAACTAGCGATGCCAAAAGTGTTAGAAGCTCATTTAGAAAACTTCTTTCCATTTATGGGATTGATGCACGGTGACAATAAGCTGTTAAGCCTGAAAGAATGCCACTTCTATCTTCCAGAAACAGAGCATCAATCTCGTGTGTTTGTCCTGATGTACATGAAAGCACGTTCTCCGATTGCACATTTAATTAAAGGCAATCTGTTAAAGTTAATTGATGTAGTAATAGAGCAAGATGCAATGATTTTAGGCAACATTTACGCTAATACCCCACAACGAATTAAGTTGAACAATGAGGTAGGAATGGATTGGGTACGGCGCAATTTTAAGAGTTTTCCAGCCCAAGGGGAACCGAATTTATCCCAGTATTCTCAAACTGAGTAA
- a CDS encoding TetR/AcrR family transcriptional regulator has translation MVRHSKRVAKSVRPVRDAQITQQQILDAAEYEFSRHGLNGARLSAIANRAKVTTATLHYYFESKESLYKAALQRPVDELQTIFGQLNFDGLSPEEALKQIIRIAIANEAQNPQRQMLWFQEASQNQGVYFKECNVLSLHEHLLKILEQGITEGYFRPLKPFLALTHILSICLFYFTVHENWKHLTPEINRLSPEIIEEHTEEAITFILAGIKRSHL, from the coding sequence GTGGTTCGACATAGTAAACGAGTTGCCAAATCAGTCCGCCCAGTTCGAGATGCCCAGATAACACAGCAACAGATTTTGGATGCCGCAGAGTACGAATTTTCACGGCATGGCTTAAACGGTGCGCGTCTGAGTGCGATCGCTAATCGCGCCAAGGTAACAACTGCAACACTTCATTACTATTTTGAGAGCAAGGAAAGCTTATACAAAGCAGCCTTACAACGTCCAGTAGATGAACTTCAAACCATTTTTGGGCAATTGAATTTTGACGGCTTATCCCCCGAAGAAGCCCTAAAGCAGATTATTCGTATTGCGATTGCCAATGAAGCTCAAAATCCTCAGCGTCAAATGCTGTGGTTTCAGGAAGCAAGTCAGAATCAAGGAGTATATTTCAAGGAATGTAACGTTTTGAGTCTCCATGAGCATCTGCTCAAGATTTTAGAGCAAGGCATTACAGAAGGATATTTTCGCCCCCTCAAACCGTTTTTGGCGCTGACCCATATCTTGAGTATTTGTCTGTTTTACTTCACAGTTCATGAAAACTGGAAGCATCTAACTCCAGAGATTAATCGTCTTAGTCCAGAAATAATTGAGGAACACACCGAAGAAGCAATCACCTTTATTCTGGCAGGTATTAAGCGCTCACATTTATAA
- a CDS encoding helix-turn-helix domain-containing protein: MAGVTHIEIEESVEELEELLRHQKQSRCKERIQALYLIKGQEMSVSAIAKILGKHRGTVHRWLADYREGGIEAVVEFGTSSGRKRAIPDWAVSSLKKQFEEPEGGFQRYTQIQHWLNITLGVQAEYATVHHLARYRLKAKLKVPRPRNRKQDKEKLEAFKKTSVMTCN, translated from the coding sequence ATGGCAGGGGTAACGCATATCGAAATTGAAGAAAGTGTTGAGGAACTAGAGGAGTTGCTGAGACATCAAAAACAGTCTCGGTGCAAAGAACGTATACAAGCCCTATATCTGATTAAAGGGCAAGAAATGAGTGTTAGTGCGATCGCTAAAATATTGGGAAAACATCGAGGTACAGTACATCGATGGTTGGCAGATTATCGAGAAGGAGGAATTGAGGCGGTTGTTGAATTTGGGACGAGTTCAGGTCGAAAAAGAGCAATACCAGATTGGGCTGTATCGAGTTTGAAAAAACAATTCGAAGAACCAGAAGGTGGGTTCCAACGGTACACACAAATACAACATTGGTTAAATATCACCTTGGGTGTGCAAGCCGAGTACGCAACTGTACATCATCTAGCACGTTACAGGCTCAAAGCAAAGCTCAAAGTCCCACGTCCACGTAACCGAAAGCAGGATAAAGAAAAACTAGAGGCTTTTAAAAAAACCTCGGTGATGACTTGCAATTAA
- a CDS encoding ATP-binding cassette domain-containing protein, translating into MQLTEGIASPRTLILSFQLLDSQGSQTYVGRLFKHPLSLQITEGSFYALLGPNGAGKTTTLRMIAGLLRPDKGDVMILGHSIRRAPQKAKQTLAYLPDEPLIYNKLRPMEYLEFIAGLWGINPSNTNFV; encoded by the coding sequence ATGCAACTCACAGAAGGGATCGCAAGTCCCAGAACCCTTATTCTCTCGTTTCAACTTCTGGATAGCCAGGGTAGTCAAACATACGTTGGACGACTTTTCAAACATCCTCTTAGCTTACAGATTACAGAAGGTTCATTTTATGCTCTTTTAGGCCCCAACGGTGCAGGAAAAACCACTACTCTACGAATGATTGCAGGGTTACTACGACCAGATAAGGGCGATGTTATGATTCTAGGTCATAGTATCAGGCGAGCGCCTCAAAAAGCCAAGCAAACTTTAGCATATCTACCTGATGAACCGCTAATTTACAATAAACTGCGACCTATGGAGTATTTAGAGTTTATTGCTGGGCTTTGGGGAATTAATCCTTCTAATACCAATTTTGTATGA
- a CDS encoding transposase, with protein MDSCSFTIIWYKAQILAQEILKQLNLWDHRGDFSETFSRGMKQKLALAGALIHQPRILILDEPLTGLDAAAARLVKNMLVEYVNQGNTVILTTHIMEIAERMAQRIGIINHGRLIAEGTLDELRTQSGEAGASLETVFLELTQNHEPIPLMPDCSNLFFGKRLGVSVMAGRFEGLSDLEWKLFEDIFPKQVSKRGKGMPHAPYRYVLNSLLYILITGCRWCDLPRGDIWASKSSSHRWLKRWRSDGTFEYIQGRVLAIANERGLINWDFGAVDGSFSPWKGRR; from the coding sequence ATGGATTCATGCAGCTTCACAATAATTTGGTATAAAGCTCAAATCTTAGCCCAAGAAATTCTCAAACAATTAAACTTGTGGGATCACAGAGGAGATTTCAGCGAAACTTTTTCGCGAGGGATGAAACAAAAACTTGCTTTAGCAGGGGCATTAATTCATCAACCGAGAATTCTTATCTTAGATGAACCGTTAACAGGATTAGACGCAGCCGCAGCCCGCTTAGTCAAGAATATGCTTGTTGAATATGTAAATCAAGGTAACACGGTAATTTTAACTACCCATATCATGGAAATTGCCGAGCGTATGGCGCAGCGAATTGGGATTATTAATCATGGACGCTTGATCGCCGAAGGAACTTTAGACGAACTTAGAACTCAAAGTGGTGAAGCAGGCGCTAGTTTGGAGACAGTTTTTTTAGAATTGACTCAAAATCATGAACCTATCCCACTAATGCCAGATTGTAGTAATCTATTTTTTGGCAAGAGGTTGGGTGTATCAGTGATGGCTGGACGTTTTGAGGGATTGAGCGACCTAGAATGGAAGCTATTTGAGGATATATTTCCTAAGCAGGTATCCAAGCGTGGTAAAGGAATGCCTCATGCACCGTATCGCTATGTATTAAATAGTCTGTTATACATTCTGATAACTGGATGTCGATGGTGTGACCTTCCACGAGGGGATATATGGGCATCGAAAAGCTCATCCCACCGATGGTTAAAGCGATGGCGTTCTGATGGAACATTTGAATATATACAAGGACGTGTATTAGCGATCGCTAATGAGAGGGGGCTTATAAACTGGGACTTTGGGGCTGTTGACGGCTCTTTTTCCCCCTGGAAAGGGAGGAGGTGA
- a CDS encoding transposase, with amino-acid sequence MTALFPPGKGGGEEVAYGGKGKGVLIHTLTEGGGMPLANCTTPANGNEREQIIPLLDKVKLKTLKRGRPRKRIKVLAADKGYDSKQKRVDLRKRGIRPQIPKRVWKTKKNKGRPIKISVPRFQQERCFAWYQRKYRRLVVRWERQKVYFDAFLDLATIHIWINKILLVG; translated from the coding sequence TTGACGGCTCTTTTTCCCCCTGGAAAGGGAGGAGGTGAAGAAGTTGCCTATGGAGGCAAGGGAAAAGGTGTTCTTATTCACACGCTTACAGAAGGTGGTGGAATGCCCTTGGCTAATTGTACTACCCCAGCCAACGGTAACGAGAGGGAGCAAATAATACCTCTACTCGATAAAGTTAAACTTAAAACATTAAAACGTGGCAGACCACGTAAGCGAATCAAAGTATTGGCTGCTGATAAAGGGTACGACTCGAAACAAAAACGTGTTGACCTACGCAAACGAGGTATTCGTCCTCAAATCCCAAAACGAGTCTGGAAAACCAAGAAAAACAAAGGAAGACCAATCAAAATCTCTGTTCCTAGATTTCAGCAAGAGCGCTGTTTTGCTTGGTATCAGCGAAAATACCGCCGTCTTGTTGTCAGATGGGAACGTCAAAAAGTTTACTTTGACGCATTCCTTGACCTTGCTACAATCCACATCTGGATTAACAAAATATTATTAGTGGGATAG
- a CDS encoding DUF1392 family protein, with the protein MINQITALESCWHISPGWGKEWIYAIVCQSETLYLPKQEFHPTNVLKQSTVSTPAFNLGDIVEVDFGEQPTRRIIQGIFSLKNNWLYGVEWRSPTLEEVSTQSRTIWLADVDLVNVSV; encoded by the coding sequence ATGATTAACCAAATTACCGCCTTAGAATCCTGTTGGCATATTTCTCCTGGGTGGGGTAAGGAATGGATTTATGCAATTGTTTGCCAGAGTGAAACTCTCTACTTACCTAAGCAAGAATTTCATCCAACAAATGTACTAAAACAGTCCACTGTTTCCACTCCAGCTTTTAATCTGGGGGACATAGTTGAGGTTGATTTCGGTGAACAGCCGACACGCCGTATTATTCAAGGAATTTTTAGTCTCAAAAATAATTGGCTTTATGGGGTAGAATGGCGCTCCCCAACTTTAGAAGAAGTGTCTACCCAGAGCAGAACAATATGGCTTGCTGATGTTGATTTAGTCAATGTTAGTGTATGA
- a CDS encoding PEP-CTERM sorting domain-containing protein, which produces MLTVLRSYAAWVVPAALTLLSFGSGNEKAIAQTLFPFSGNYDVTIAVEPINEKFSRAIERAVSTDAPYGLTEYNGLVYALTDFSTGLFTFNTDPTAIGLEGFPEGFIEFSGSGANKVSGTATATALIDFVNLRGSGSGSLIITGGEGIFRGATGILDFFENDTISPNPNDPIRGQALVTGTIKVVPEPETGVGTLVAIGLIGSGFMLRRRCLRSAS; this is translated from the coding sequence ATGCTAACGGTACTTCGCTCTTACGCTGCATGGGTTGTTCCAGCAGCTTTGACTTTACTGAGTTTTGGATCGGGCAACGAGAAGGCGATCGCACAGACTCTGTTCCCATTTAGTGGTAACTACGACGTAACAATCGCTGTTGAGCCGATTAACGAGAAGTTTTCACGGGCAATTGAACGGGCTGTAAGTACTGATGCACCATACGGACTCACCGAATATAACGGTTTAGTTTACGCCCTAACTGACTTCTCTACTGGCTTGTTCACCTTTAACACCGATCCAACAGCAATCGGCTTAGAGGGCTTCCCAGAAGGCTTTATTGAATTCAGTGGTAGCGGTGCTAACAAGGTATCTGGAACCGCTACTGCCACCGCTTTAATTGACTTTGTAAACCTCAGAGGGTCTGGCTCTGGTTCTTTGATTATCACTGGCGGTGAGGGTATATTTAGAGGTGCTACTGGCATACTAGACTTTTTTGAAAACGACACAATCAGTCCAAATCCAAATGATCCCATAAGAGGACAGGCTTTAGTTACTGGCACTATTAAAGTTGTTCCAGAGCCGGAAACCGGAGTAGGGACGCTAGTTGCTATTGGCTTAATTGGATCTGGTTTTATGTTGCGCCGACGTTGCCTTCGCTCTGCTTCATGA
- a CDS encoding response regulator, with protein sequence MTARRILIVDDEEDIREVAQLTLEAVGGWEVLTAASGNEALAKAASQQLDAILLDIMMPDLDGIATFQKLQANPVTQHIPVILLTAKVQAADRHRFAELGLTAMIVKPFDPMTLPDLVADALGWSD encoded by the coding sequence ATGACAGCCAGACGGATTTTGATCGTTGATGATGAAGAAGATATCCGGGAAGTTGCCCAACTTACTCTCGAAGCGGTAGGCGGTTGGGAAGTATTAACTGCTGCCTCAGGAAATGAGGCGTTAGCGAAAGCCGCATCCCAACAGCTAGATGCTATTCTCCTAGACATAATGATGCCCGATCTAGACGGGATCGCTACTTTTCAAAAGCTACAGGCTAATCCCGTTACTCAGCATATTCCAGTGATTTTGCTGACAGCAAAAGTGCAGGCTGCCGATCGGCACCGATTTGCTGAATTAGGTTTAACAGCAATGATTGTCAAACCGTTCGATCCAATGACTCTACCTGACCTGGTAGCAGATGCCTTGGGCTGGAGCGACTAA
- a CDS encoding PAS domain S-box protein, producing MRTSEQIKAEIEEKFGFVPPFFSPAEQNPHVLENLWQQTLSAYVNNPLSPLFKEKLAAYLSRYCAIPYCMICHSCSLRPLGVRAKEVLNLLEAPPPAQTDINAHLEVLAAHSEHLAVLSNWNSTIEESLLICAVFISLEGGLADYYRTQLRHLLGTVNYQHLVSFIAYVKTCHVWMEAHPEVAYAADKRAIEHFSFLLGDEPELANFFHHYWERVKQERQSWAQQRVVIAERQRHEVALRQSEERLSLALEAACMGSWDWDILTNKVSHSVATEAHFGLTPGSFAGSYESFLASIHPDDRQSIHQAVTQAVQVGADYEIEFRVIWPDRSIHWVASKGQVYYDKTGKAVRMTGVTMDITERKQAEVALQKSEERFRFLAESIPQQVWIAQSDGKLSYVNQRVLDYFVCTYEQILGWGWQEKIHPEDLPQCLERWQHSLATGKPYEIEFRLQQSVDGTYRWHLGRALPLRDREDVIVNWFGTNTDIDDFKRVEEERKQLFAYEQAARAEAETARNQVAKILESITDAFYAVDNQWHFTYLNQQAEQLLQRSRAELLGKNLWDELPEAVASKFYREYHKAVSKHISVEFEEFYPPLNTWFAVHAYPNQEGLSVFFQDITERKRVEEALQQSEEKFRNLVEQTSDWVWEIDANGIFTYVNPKASEIIGYEIAEILGKSTFDLMAVNEVKRFAQVVSYFISTQREQCDFVRCLKFEC from the coding sequence ATGCGAACTAGCGAGCAAATTAAGGCAGAAATCGAGGAGAAATTCGGTTTTGTCCCACCCTTCTTCAGCCCAGCAGAACAGAACCCGCACGTATTAGAAAACTTATGGCAACAGACACTTTCTGCCTATGTCAACAATCCGCTGTCGCCGCTATTTAAAGAAAAGCTGGCTGCGTACCTCTCGCGCTACTGTGCCATTCCCTACTGCATGATTTGTCATAGCTGTTCCCTACGTCCGCTAGGCGTGAGGGCAAAGGAAGTGTTAAACCTGCTTGAAGCACCTCCCCCAGCCCAAACGGATATAAATGCTCATTTGGAGGTACTCGCGGCCCATTCTGAGCATCTGGCAGTTTTGTCTAATTGGAATTCAACCATTGAAGAAAGCCTGCTCATCTGTGCAGTTTTTATTTCCTTGGAAGGAGGGCTAGCTGATTACTATCGCACCCAGTTGCGCCACCTACTGGGTACAGTCAATTACCAGCATTTAGTATCCTTCATTGCTTATGTAAAGACATGTCATGTTTGGATGGAAGCTCACCCCGAAGTCGCTTATGCAGCAGACAAGCGAGCTATTGAGCATTTTAGTTTTTTGCTTGGGGACGAGCCAGAGTTGGCTAACTTTTTCCACCACTACTGGGAGAGAGTCAAGCAGGAACGACAAAGTTGGGCACAACAGCGAGTAGTGATCGCCGAGCGCCAACGGCATGAAGTAGCACTGCGTCAAAGCGAGGAACGGCTAAGTTTAGCTTTGGAGGCTGCGTGCATGGGTAGCTGGGACTGGGACATTCTGACCAACAAAGTGTCTCACTCTGTTGCCACAGAAGCACACTTCGGTCTTACCCCAGGCTCTTTTGCTGGCAGTTATGAAAGCTTCCTCGCCAGCATTCATCCCGACGATCGCCAATCGATCCATCAAGCAGTGACACAAGCTGTGCAAGTAGGGGCGGACTACGAAATTGAATTCCGAGTTATCTGGCCCGACAGATCAATTCACTGGGTGGCGAGCAAGGGTCAAGTCTATTACGACAAGACTGGCAAAGCAGTGCGTATGACTGGGGTAACGATGGACATTACCGAGCGCAAGCAAGCAGAAGTAGCGTTACAAAAAAGCGAAGAGCGCTTCCGCTTTTTAGCCGAATCGATTCCCCAGCAAGTGTGGATTGCCCAGTCAGATGGCAAACTCAGCTATGTTAACCAGCGCGTCCTTGACTACTTTGTCTGTACCTACGAGCAAATTTTAGGTTGGGGATGGCAGGAAAAGATCCATCCGGAGGATTTACCACAGTGTCTCGAACGCTGGCAGCATTCCCTGGCAACGGGCAAGCCTTACGAAATTGAATTTCGCTTGCAGCAGTCAGTTGATGGAACTTATCGTTGGCACTTAGGGCGCGCTTTACCTCTGCGTGATCGCGAAGATGTGATCGTTAATTGGTTCGGGACGAATACAGATATTGACGATTTCAAGCGCGTAGAGGAAGAACGCAAGCAACTGTTTGCCTATGAACAGGCAGCACGTGCCGAAGCAGAGACGGCTCGCAACCAAGTCGCAAAAATTCTGGAAAGTATCACGGATGCCTTTTATGCTGTAGACAACCAGTGGCATTTTACCTACCTGAATCAGCAAGCAGAACAGCTGTTGCAGCGATCGCGTGCTGAATTACTAGGTAAAAATTTGTGGGATGAGTTGCCAGAAGCAGTAGCTTCCAAATTCTATAGAGAATATCACAAAGCGGTATCGAAGCACATTAGTGTCGAATTTGAAGAATTTTATCCGCCACTTAACACTTGGTTTGCAGTGCACGCCTATCCTAATCAAGAAGGGCTATCAGTTTTTTTCCAAGACATTACTGAACGCAAGCGCGTGGAGGAAGCGCTACAGCAGAGCGAGGAGAAGTTCCGCAATCTTGTCGAACAAACCAGCGATTGGGTGTGGGAAATCGATGCCAACGGTATCTTCACCTACGTCAATCCAAAAGCGTCAGAAATTATCGGTTATGAAATCGCAGAGATTCTCGGTAAAAGTACTTTTGACTTGATGGCGGTGAATGAAGTCAAACGATTTGCCCAAGTGGTTAGTTACTTTATCTCTACACAACGGGAGCAATGCGATTTTGTGAGGTGCTTAAAATTCGAGTGCTAA